Proteins from a single region of Sebastes umbrosus isolate fSebUmb1 chromosome 8, fSebUmb1.pri, whole genome shotgun sequence:
- the foxb2 gene encoding forkhead box protein B2 — MPRPGKNSYSDQKPPYSYISLTAMAIQNSSEKMLPLSDIYKFIMDRFPYYRENTQRWQNSLRHNLSFNDCFIKIPRRPDQPGKGSFWALHPDCGDMFENGSFLRRRKRFKVMRAAEHVACKSSQMMHYFHHHHQHHSKLAAASGHHDLSPGVASSVGRLPPFQGYGGITCAQQSGGFKHPFAIENIIGRDYKGVMASGLPLTSVMHHLGYPVNSMWPHVGMLSESMGGVHVPAASEYAPFSVSAKGLYHNANLQTMPAVPVPIKPTPSLGAVPSLTGLQSGSQLCSSSVSVMEKSDLLLEGKGNPLHPALLLS, encoded by the coding sequence atgcctCGTCCTGGGAAGAACTCCTACAGCGACCAGAAGCCTCCATACTCCTACATCTCCCTGACAGCGATGGCTATCCAGAACTCCTCCGAGAAGATGCTGCCTCTGAGTGACATCTATAAGTTCATCATGGACCGGTTTCCCTACTACCGGGAGAACACCCAGCGATGGCAGAACTCCCTGCGACACAACCTCTCCTTCAACGACTGCTTCATCAAGATCCCCCGGCGGCCGGATCAGCCGGGTAAAGGCAGCTTCTGGGCTCTGCACCCGGACTGTGGAGACATGTTTGAGAACGGCAGCTTCCTGAGGAGACGGAAGCGCTTCAAGGTGATGCGCGCTGCAGAGCATGTGGCCTGCAAGAGCTCCCAGATGATGCACTActttcaccatcaccatcagcaCCACAGCAAGCTGGCTGCAGCATCCGGCCACCACGACCTCTCACCCGGCGTGGCCAGCAGCGTGGGTCGGCTGCCTCCCTTCCAGGGTTATGGGGGCATCACTTGCGCGCAGCAGTCCGGAGGGTTTAAACACCCGTTTGCAATCGAGAACATCATAGGACGGGACTATAAAGGTGTGATGGCCAGCGGGCTGCCACTCACCTCGGTCATGCACCACCTGGGTTACCCGGTCAACTCCATGTGGCCGCATGTTGGGATGCTGTCGGAGTCCATGGGAGGCGTGCATGTACCTGCAGCATCCGAGTACGCGCCCTTCAGCGTGTCTGCAAAGGGCCTTTACCACAATGCCAACTTGCAAACCATGCCTGCAGTTCCTGTGCCAATAAAACCCACCCCATCCCTGGGTGCAGTGCCCAGTCTGACGGGTCTGCAGTCCGGCTCCCAGCTCTGCTCCTCCTCGGTGTCAGTGATGGAGAAGAGTGATCTGCTGCTGGAGGGGAAAGGAAACCCTCTGCATCCGGCTCTCCTGCTGTCTTAA